Proteins from one Deltaproteobacteria bacterium genomic window:
- a CDS encoding DUF4399 domain-containing protein yields MKAQILTLATILSLTLLNTGYSKENAATQTAPESSIKLPRAKSPMGAKVFIIEPANGATVSNPVVVKFGIQGMELAPAGEVKDKQGHHHLLVDVDLLPPLNQPLPSTDKVIHFGKAQTETTLTLSPGEHTLQLLLAGGNHVPNDPPVMSKKIKIKVK; encoded by the coding sequence ATGAAAGCACAAATACTTACTCTCGCAACAATTCTTAGCTTAACCCTTTTGAATACAGGCTATTCAAAAGAAAACGCCGCTACTCAAACCGCTCCTGAAAGTTCGATCAAGTTGCCCAGGGCAAAATCTCCTATGGGTGCCAAGGTGTTCATTATAGAACCCGCCAATGGCGCTACAGTTAGCAATCCTGTCGTTGTAAAATTTGGAATTCAAGGAATGGAACTGGCCCCCGCCGGTGAAGTGAAAGACAAGCAAGGTCATCATCATCTTCTGGTCGATGTCGATCTTCTTCCCCCCCTGAACCAGCCCCTTCCCTCTACGGATAAAGTTATCCATTTTGGAAAGGCACAGACCGAAACTACTCTGACTCTTTCACCCGGCGAGCACACCTTGCAGCTCTTGCTCGCGGGGGGAAACCACGTTCCGAATGATCCGCCCGTGATGTCCAAAAAAATAAAAATTAAGGTGAAATAG